DNA from Leptospira mayottensis 200901116:
TTCTATAATTTGCAAAACGTTTGGAACTATGTATTTGGGTTTAGAGCTATCGATCCGATGCGTATTATCTGAATTTAACTTATTCAACACGTTCGCTTATTCAAAAAGGAAACGTCTTCGGAAAAATTGATTTTCACTTAGAGCCGGTCTCAAAACTGGTTGTACTTTTGAATCGTAATTATTTACTTGTGAAATGGACAAATATTATTCAGAGATCCCCGATGCACTTTGGGAAAAAATAGAACCATTAATCCCAAAAGTTAGGGCAAATCTCCAAGGAGGTCGCAATCGATTACCTACAAGAGTGGTAATGGCGGGGATCATCTATCGAATGAAAACAGGCTGTCAGTGGCGGGCAATTCCGAGTAACTTCGGATCTGGTCAAACTTGTCACAGAAGATTCCAAGAATGGGAGCGAGCGGGAGTATTCAAAAAGGTTTATAAATCTATTTTAAAATATTATGATGTGAAGAATAAGATAGCATGGGACTGGGCCTCGATGGATTCCGCAATTGTTAAAGCTCCCAAAGGGGGAGTTTAACCGGCAAAAACCCTACAGACCGCGCCAAATTAGGGGTTAAACGGCATATTCTTACGGATGGAAATGGAATTCCATTGGCCATAACATTGAGTGGAGCCAATGTTCATGACAAGCATAACGTAAAAGAGACTTTAAATTCAATCCTGATTTTTTCCGGTAGAAGAAAAAAGAAACCAAAACATCTCTGTCTTGATAAAGGATATGACTTTAAAGATACGGAAAAATTAATTAGAAGAAGAAATAT
Protein-coding regions in this window:
- a CDS encoding IS5 family transposase, translating into MDKYYSEIPDALWEKIEPLIPKVRANLQGGRNRLPTRVVMAGIIYRMKTGCQWRAIPSNFGSGQTCHRRFQEWERAGVFKKVYKSILKYYDVKNKIAWDWASMDSAIVKAPKGGV